The Anguilla anguilla isolate fAngAng1 chromosome 4, fAngAng1.pri, whole genome shotgun sequence genome has a window encoding:
- the zbtb47b gene encoding zinc finger and BTB domain-containing protein 47 isoform X1, which translates to MLIVEKTTDYPSTEFSLVEDVALHFTCLMDRLNEQRLFQPNLCDVDIVLVRHKNTFPAHKGVLAAYSQFFHSLFAQNKQLQRVDLSLEALTSQGLQQILNFIYTSKLLVNACNVQDVLNAAAVLQMSDIASSCQELISSHSLSLDLAMAKQDGCGNPASCQFYREIKQETDPAHAKIYGREGISSYSMRVEDGSGKSHHTSMQAKQFFKKEEGDGGGAGPGGRGMCKMEGSVEEIEDSDSHASFNREQIIVEVNLNNQTLNVSKGTEGKPSSADTTAVLAHSEEQDTEEEEEDEEDEEEEDNEEDDEDADVGEEEEEEDQRDDDSSEEGEEEGDEERGANHAVPEAKERAARPRRGTRVSMDAMATISTRQTLSASTRASKGRGRKRKKDPESLGQKVKLEEKPHFPCEKCPRIFNNRWYLEKHMNVTHNRMQICDKCGKRFLLESELLLHHQTDCEKAIQCVTCGKGFKKLWSLHEHNKIVHGYAEKKFSCEICEKKFYTMAHVRKHMVAHTKDMPFTCETCGKSFKRSMSLKVHSLQHSGEKPFKCENCSERFQYKYQLRSHMSIHIGHKQFMCQWCGKDFNMKQYFDEHMKTHTGEKPYICEICGKSFTSRPNMKRHRRTHTGEKPYPCDVCGQRFRFSNMLKAHKEKCFRVSNPMIPEVNPLGLDPASPAGDTTANQAAVGAAALGESMSSAHSHHAALTLPLFHSMGGLPPPPQLPPPPPLFPAARINSNNN; encoded by the exons CTGATAGTGGAAAAGACGACTGACTACCCTTCCACGGAGTTCTCACTGGTGGAAGATGTTGCTCTCCACTTCACTTGTTTGATGGACAGACTGAATGAGCAACGCCTTTTTCAGCCCAACCTCTGTGATGTAGACATAGTACTGGTGCGCCATAAGAACACGTTTCCAGCCCACAAGGGCGTGCTGGCGGCCTATAGCCAGTTTTTCCACTCTCTCTTCGCCCAAAACAAGCAGCTCCAGCGGGTGGACCTGTCACTGGAGGCCCTCACCTCGCAGGGCTTGCAGCAGATCCTCAACTTCATCTACACCTCCAAGCTGCTGGTCAACGCCTGCAACGTGCAGGACGTGCTAAACGCAGCCGCCGTGCTCCAGATGAGCGACATCGCCAGCTCCTGCCAAGAGCTCATCAGCAGCCACTCGCTCAGCCTGGACCTGGCCATGGCCAAGCAGGATGGGTGTGGTAACCCCGCCTCCTGCCAGTTCTACCGGGAGATCAAGCAGGAGACGGACCCGGCCCACGCCAAGATCTACGGCCGGGAGGGCATCAGCTCCTACTCCATGCGCGTGGAAGACGGCTCAGGAAAGTCGCACCATACCAGCATGCAGGCCAAACAGTTCTTCAAGAAGGAGGAGGGTGAtggaggcggggctgggccCGGTGGGCGGGGCATGTGCAAGATGGAAGGCAGCGTGGAGGAAATAGAAGACTCAGACAGCCACGCCTCCTTTAACCGGGAGCAGATCATCGTGGAGGTGAACCTCAACAACCAGACCCTGAATGTATCTAAAGGCACAGAGGGGAAGCCGTCCTCCGCTGATACCACTGCCGTGTTGGCCCATTCTGAGGAACAGGACactgaggaagaagaggaggatgaagaagatgaggaagaagaagaCAATGAGGAGGATGACGAAGATGCAGATgtgggagaagaggaagaggaggaggatcaGAGAGATGATGACAGCAGTGAGGAGGGTGAAGAGGAAGGGGATGAGGAGAGGGGGGCCAACCATGCTGTTCCAGAGGCAAAAGAACGAGCAGCGAGGCCCCGTCGGGGCACCAGGGTCTCCATGGATGCCATGGCAACCATCTCCACCAGGCAGACCCTGAGCGCCTCCACGAGGGCCAGCAAGGGCCGTGGGCGCAAAAGGAAGAAGGACCCAGAAAGCCTCGGCCAGAAGGTGAAGCTGGAGGAGAAACCACACTTTCCGTGCGAGAAGTGCCCGCGCATTTTCAACAACCGCTGGTACCTGGAGAAGCACATGAACGTCACACACAACCGCATGCAAATCTGTGACAAGTGTGGCAAGCGCTTCCTCCTGGAGAGCGAACTCCTGTTGCACCACCAGACTGACTGTGAGAAGGCCATACAG TGTGTTACCTGTGGCAAAGGCTTCAAGAAGCTTTGGTCTCTCCATGAACATAACAAGATAGTCCATGGCTATGCCGAGAAGAAGTTTTCTTGCGAGATCTGTGAGAAAAAGTTCTACACTATGGCTCACGTTAGGAAGCATATGGTCG CCCACACCAAGGACATGCCGTTCACGTGCGAGACGTGCGGGAAGTCCTTCAAGCGCAGCATGTCCCTGAAGGTGCACTCCCTCCAGCATTCCGGGGAGAAGCCCTTCAAGTGCGAG AACTGCAGTGAGAGGTTCCAGTACAAGTATCAACTTCGCTCACACATGAGCATCCACATTGGGCACAAGCAGTTCATGTGCCAGTGGTGTGGAAAGGACTTCAACATGAAGCAGTACTTTGACGAGCACATGAAGACACACACTG GAGAGAAGCCATACATTTGCGAAATCTGTGGGAAGAGCTTCACCAGTCGGCCAAACATGAAGCGCCACCGCCGAACCCACACGGGCGAGAAGCCCTACCCGTGTGACGTCTGCGGCCAGCGCTTCCGCTTCTCCAACATGCTCAAGGCCCACAAGGAGAAGTGCTTTCGGGTCAGCAACCCCATGATCCCAGAGGTCAACCCGCTGGGCCTCGACCCCGCCTCCCCAGCCGGCGACACGACAGCCAATCAGGCGGCGGTGGGTGCAGCAGCGTTGGGTGAGAGCATGTCCAGTGCCCACTCCCACCACGCTGccctcactctccccctgtTCCACTCGATGGGAGGccttcctccacccccccagcttcctcctccccctccccttttcccaGCAGCAAGGATAAACTCCAACaacaattaa
- the zbtb47b gene encoding zinc finger and BTB domain-containing protein 47 isoform X2 codes for MDRLNEQRLFQPNLCDVDIVLVRHKNTFPAHKGVLAAYSQFFHSLFAQNKQLQRVDLSLEALTSQGLQQILNFIYTSKLLVNACNVQDVLNAAAVLQMSDIASSCQELISSHSLSLDLAMAKQDGCGNPASCQFYREIKQETDPAHAKIYGREGISSYSMRVEDGSGKSHHTSMQAKQFFKKEEGDGGGAGPGGRGMCKMEGSVEEIEDSDSHASFNREQIIVEVNLNNQTLNVSKGTEGKPSSADTTAVLAHSEEQDTEEEEEDEEDEEEEDNEEDDEDADVGEEEEEEDQRDDDSSEEGEEEGDEERGANHAVPEAKERAARPRRGTRVSMDAMATISTRQTLSASTRASKGRGRKRKKDPESLGQKVKLEEKPHFPCEKCPRIFNNRWYLEKHMNVTHNRMQICDKCGKRFLLESELLLHHQTDCEKAIQCVTCGKGFKKLWSLHEHNKIVHGYAEKKFSCEICEKKFYTMAHVRKHMVAHTKDMPFTCETCGKSFKRSMSLKVHSLQHSGEKPFKCENCSERFQYKYQLRSHMSIHIGHKQFMCQWCGKDFNMKQYFDEHMKTHTGEKPYICEICGKSFTSRPNMKRHRRTHTGEKPYPCDVCGQRFRFSNMLKAHKEKCFRVSNPMIPEVNPLGLDPASPAGDTTANQAAVGAAALGESMSSAHSHHAALTLPLFHSMGGLPPPPQLPPPPPLFPAARINSNNN; via the exons ATGGACAGACTGAATGAGCAACGCCTTTTTCAGCCCAACCTCTGTGATGTAGACATAGTACTGGTGCGCCATAAGAACACGTTTCCAGCCCACAAGGGCGTGCTGGCGGCCTATAGCCAGTTTTTCCACTCTCTCTTCGCCCAAAACAAGCAGCTCCAGCGGGTGGACCTGTCACTGGAGGCCCTCACCTCGCAGGGCTTGCAGCAGATCCTCAACTTCATCTACACCTCCAAGCTGCTGGTCAACGCCTGCAACGTGCAGGACGTGCTAAACGCAGCCGCCGTGCTCCAGATGAGCGACATCGCCAGCTCCTGCCAAGAGCTCATCAGCAGCCACTCGCTCAGCCTGGACCTGGCCATGGCCAAGCAGGATGGGTGTGGTAACCCCGCCTCCTGCCAGTTCTACCGGGAGATCAAGCAGGAGACGGACCCGGCCCACGCCAAGATCTACGGCCGGGAGGGCATCAGCTCCTACTCCATGCGCGTGGAAGACGGCTCAGGAAAGTCGCACCATACCAGCATGCAGGCCAAACAGTTCTTCAAGAAGGAGGAGGGTGAtggaggcggggctgggccCGGTGGGCGGGGCATGTGCAAGATGGAAGGCAGCGTGGAGGAAATAGAAGACTCAGACAGCCACGCCTCCTTTAACCGGGAGCAGATCATCGTGGAGGTGAACCTCAACAACCAGACCCTGAATGTATCTAAAGGCACAGAGGGGAAGCCGTCCTCCGCTGATACCACTGCCGTGTTGGCCCATTCTGAGGAACAGGACactgaggaagaagaggaggatgaagaagatgaggaagaagaagaCAATGAGGAGGATGACGAAGATGCAGATgtgggagaagaggaagaggaggaggatcaGAGAGATGATGACAGCAGTGAGGAGGGTGAAGAGGAAGGGGATGAGGAGAGGGGGGCCAACCATGCTGTTCCAGAGGCAAAAGAACGAGCAGCGAGGCCCCGTCGGGGCACCAGGGTCTCCATGGATGCCATGGCAACCATCTCCACCAGGCAGACCCTGAGCGCCTCCACGAGGGCCAGCAAGGGCCGTGGGCGCAAAAGGAAGAAGGACCCAGAAAGCCTCGGCCAGAAGGTGAAGCTGGAGGAGAAACCACACTTTCCGTGCGAGAAGTGCCCGCGCATTTTCAACAACCGCTGGTACCTGGAGAAGCACATGAACGTCACACACAACCGCATGCAAATCTGTGACAAGTGTGGCAAGCGCTTCCTCCTGGAGAGCGAACTCCTGTTGCACCACCAGACTGACTGTGAGAAGGCCATACAG TGTGTTACCTGTGGCAAAGGCTTCAAGAAGCTTTGGTCTCTCCATGAACATAACAAGATAGTCCATGGCTATGCCGAGAAGAAGTTTTCTTGCGAGATCTGTGAGAAAAAGTTCTACACTATGGCTCACGTTAGGAAGCATATGGTCG CCCACACCAAGGACATGCCGTTCACGTGCGAGACGTGCGGGAAGTCCTTCAAGCGCAGCATGTCCCTGAAGGTGCACTCCCTCCAGCATTCCGGGGAGAAGCCCTTCAAGTGCGAG AACTGCAGTGAGAGGTTCCAGTACAAGTATCAACTTCGCTCACACATGAGCATCCACATTGGGCACAAGCAGTTCATGTGCCAGTGGTGTGGAAAGGACTTCAACATGAAGCAGTACTTTGACGAGCACATGAAGACACACACTG GAGAGAAGCCATACATTTGCGAAATCTGTGGGAAGAGCTTCACCAGTCGGCCAAACATGAAGCGCCACCGCCGAACCCACACGGGCGAGAAGCCCTACCCGTGTGACGTCTGCGGCCAGCGCTTCCGCTTCTCCAACATGCTCAAGGCCCACAAGGAGAAGTGCTTTCGGGTCAGCAACCCCATGATCCCAGAGGTCAACCCGCTGGGCCTCGACCCCGCCTCCCCAGCCGGCGACACGACAGCCAATCAGGCGGCGGTGGGTGCAGCAGCGTTGGGTGAGAGCATGTCCAGTGCCCACTCCCACCACGCTGccctcactctccccctgtTCCACTCGATGGGAGGccttcctccacccccccagcttcctcctccccctccccttttcccaGCAGCAAGGATAAACTCCAACaacaattaa